One region of Theileria equi strain WA chromosome 4 map unlocalized gcontig_1105316255039, whole genome shotgun sequence genomic DNA includes:
- a CDS encoding conserved hypothetical protein (encoded by transcript BEWA_052450A) has translation MLQIGTKVIKRTLFINPAASKLLSRTPWNHHSMRFKQDFKFGAYEFEQPENPWEDRSYRNIKISRATGWPLLLAPNSTHPMWQPHLSDDNTVMPRDGYGCLASFPPEVSTRITHTYRLPPQFYPFLKRLGDDTPELKPYMDKLMTGSFTNHDYEEMFYKFAKPLKIYRKLIPKPYRTVEEQGKEDEVTWESSWLSYRQKVAADYNMSAEMRQFLIGMLIGIYFAYLWLQMHKQYRLDMRLYYHEAPEHKYFWVKPRGDLV, from the coding sequence ATGTTGCAGATTGGAACTAAAGTCATCAAACGTACTTTATTCATAAATCCAGCTGCTTCCAAGTTACTATCCAGAACGCCATGGAACCATCATTCCATGCGTTTCAAGCAGGATTTTAAATTTGGGGCTTATGAATTTGAACAACCAGAAAATCCTTGGGAAGATAGATCCTACAGAAATATTAAGATAAGCCGTGCGACCGGTTGGCCTTTGTTATTAGCACCGAATTCTACACATCCAATGTGGCAGCCTCATCTATCTGATGACAATACGGTCATGCCTAGAGATGGTTATGGTTGCTTGGCTAGTTTTCCCCCCGAGGTTTCCACGAGGATAACTCACACCTACAGACTCCCCCCTCAATTTTATCCCTTCTTAAAGAGATTGGGAGATGATACACCGGAACTTAAGCCTTACATGGATAAATTAATGACTGGAAGCTTCACTAACCATGACTATGAAGAAATgttttacaaatttgcaaagCCACTAAAAATATATCGCAAACTTATTCCAAAACCATACAGAACTGTTGAGGAACAGGGCAAGGAAGATGAGGTCACATGGGAATCATCATGGCTCAGTTATAGACAAAAGGTTGCTGCAGATTACAATATGTCTGCTGAAATGAGACAATTTCTTATTGGAATGTTAATAGGAATTTATTTTGCGTACTTGTGGCTTCAAATGCACAAGCAATATAGACTTGATATGAGACTTTATTATCACGAAGCACCAGAGCACAAGTACTTTTGGGTGAAACCCAGGGGTGATTTGGTTTAA
- a CDS encoding U5 small ribonucleoprotein-specific helicase, putative (encoded by transcript BEWA_052460A) — protein MAEQYERFKRFEYRMNSNLVIQREGPGPRQGESTGEPESLVGRLKHRMGDRVSYTSVKPRSEKLKSRSMIDAPKRKQKAQLDVNANDSVLNVDLSVGTFYVPSSNYTRAKYEELLNMLQQSLGDQPQDVLKGALEEVLFILKSSDSKGIDRKAACEELLGPISDDLYYRLYHTSKELIDFTLPGDSKGTGTIDDNSGVAVVFDEDEDANDANSDGYYYEVPADEEFEHEKDSKAAVEFIRQDSVQDESQFETDKYHLPISRIDSHWLQRELNLIFGDPNVAVATEKEILSAIKIEDVQECENRLVLILKYENFEFAKLVLKNRWKIMYCTRLGQSQTPEEKARIFEEMKKTPEGLQVLQELEVVNLRRSKEQELALNVKREAASLSRKAKMDSEDKSDNVDDLGLDAGHTDFNTDTDVHMDNTGNLGPKIVDLESMAFKDGSHHMSNVKVVLPEGSERIEHKSYDEVVIYPLERPKGLNRKPIQSLPEWAQKAFPNIESLNPVQSAVWDIAFNHFDENMLICAPTGSGKTNIAVLCILNIFSRYIDENGSLDSSGFKIVYVSPMKSLVMEQTQAFTKRFTPFGINVSELTGDISMTRREIENTQLIVTTPEKWDVVTRRSGFESSVELMIFDEIHLLHDKRGPVLEALVSRVVNNDRRSGIRTRLVGLSATLPNFRDISDFLCVNPDRGLFYFGNHYRPVGLEQRYIGIKEKKAIKKFNTVNEILFERVIEDIRDNKNQILIFVHSRRETVRTAKFIRDTALLKDTLSTILTTDSASREILSSEAEAIKNAELKELLPYGFGIHHAGLPRSDRKLVEDLFADGHIQILVSTATLSWGVNLPAQTVIIKGTQIYSPEEGCWTELCPLSVQQMMGRAGRPQYDKEGKGIIITSHEKLQFYLSLNNQQLPIESQIISKLPELLNAEIVLSNISSLEDCVSWLKDTYLYVRMRMSPELYGIELHVDGDSGTEPLDHELIDNLVLERLRDIAHTALSTLDKHGIVRYERKSGTLLSTGMGRIASLYYLKPESIRIYADNLKPNLSDSDILKVFASSLEFRYIPVREEEKIELLSLMEKVPIPIRGSTTDPNTHSKISILLQAYISGLELEGYALISEMGFITQNAGRIIQALYTICLKRCWSRLSQKLFDLGKMVEKRMWNVMLPLRQFKSLPEELVIKLERKDFSWDRYYDLSSVELGELCRQPKLGKSLHKLVHLIPKLNIQVFIQPLTRSRLSLEVTISPEFQWDTKYHGYQERFWLFVEDGNGENILYSTTYILPAFSANDVESLENSIFFTVPIAEPLHYNYFLRIVSEKWIGSSTSFSILFNKLILPERDNPHTELLDLQPVPKVSLYNRIATENSGISDDAKKIFTREFFSKKFGTGSFNPIQTQVFSAIYSGNDSVLLCAPYKTGKFTCAEIAICRSLSHNLDSTIIVISAFESTACARYERLMVKFGDICKVGLLTGDFRTDLRIIAESSIVISIPKHWDYVSRRWKSKKCLQSIDLFIVENLELINDYTVGPEIEICVSRMRFISAQLGNFTRIIGLSISISNAHDVAGWIGAPSTLAFSFDPSKNNIISPVIIQPFDQSDPESRKFAMFTSICKNVFNNFPRSSIVFTTGRKFCRLIAMELYMHISNLEQLHMDSDTHTSLISSWNIYKDEELDTIQTLIDRERALSRLLMLGVCYCHEGFSPSEVRVIEKAFKTENIKVLILTSSLAWNTSVFAPLVIVADTATSSLNRPINHGFYPQADILRIISHTRTYGNDKSDSLSSIIMLESSQRDHYKKLIHEAYPVESALENRLEELVNAEIVQGAIENPQDAIDWLTWTLYYRRLLKNPNYYSLQGVSGSHLSEHLSELVENVFSTLEKSQCATVEEESISPLNLGFISAFYYLKCATIELYAKNVSSNSGRDSLLEILSYSEEFSDIPLRAGERIHNLSLDGVSVSTKVKLLLQCHLDRSLLSNDLTSDQRLILTRISPLIYALVDVICSNGWLSPALIAMDLCQRTIQAMGVSDSPLKQLPNVSTDFIDRSKEFGVNDLFDLIGMEDEDRNKLLEGFSKRHTFEIAAVCNAVQVLDVRYSLNVDKVGAGELLSLHVDIDREGEDVPVHAPYFPLDRQEQWWVLIGESETNKLYGIKRVSLSQQGNKVKLDFEAPSQPGKHTLILYIVSDSYVATDHQYPVEIEVH, from the exons ATGGCGGAACAGTATGAGCGCTTCAAGCGCTTCGAATATCGTATG AACTCGAATCTGGTCATTCAAAGAGAAGGTCCAGGTCCCAGACAAGGCGAATCTACCGGAGAACCGGAATCATTGGTAGGACGTCTAAAACATAGGATGGGTGATAGAGTTTCCTATACGAGTGTAAAACCCAGAAGCGAAAAACTGAAGTCTAGGTCTATGATTGATGCGCCAAAACGGAAACAAAAAGCACAACTG GATGTTAATGCTAATGATTCGGTGTTAAACGTTGATTTGTCGGTTGGGACATTTTATGTTCCTTCATCAAATTATACACGAGCAAAATACGAAGAGCTATTAAATATGCTCCAACAATCTCTAGGTGATCAGCCTCAAGATGTTCTGAAGGGGGCTTTGGAGGAAGTTCTGTTCATTTTAAAGTCTTCAGATTCAAAAGGTATTGATAGGAAGGCTGCCTGCGAAGAACTACTTGGTCCAATTAGTGATGATCTTTACTACCGTTTATACCATACCTCGAAAGAACTCATAGATTTTACTCTGCCGGGGGACTCTAAGGGTACAGGTACCATAGATGATAATTCAGGTGTTGCTGTTgtttttgatgaagatgaagacGCCAATGATGCGAACTCAGACGGATATTATTATGAGGTACCAGCggatgaagaatttgaaCACGAGAAAGATTCAAAAGCCGCAGTAGAATTTATAAGGCAGGACAGTGTACAGGACGAATCGCAATTTGAAACTGATAAATACCACCTACCTATAAGCCGTATAGATTCCCATTGGTTGCAAAGAGAACTGAATCTGATATTTGGTGATCCAAACGTTGCTGTGGCTACAGAGAAGGAGATTCTATCGGCGATCAAAATAGAAGATGTGCAAGAATGCGAAAATAGACTTGTGCTTATCCTAAAATATGAGAATTTTGAGTTTGCCAAATTGGTACTGAAGAACAGATGGAAAATTATGTACTGTACGAGATTGGGTCAGTCCCAAACACCAGAAGAGAAAGCACGTATATTTGAAGAAATGAAGAAAACTCCAGAAGGTCTTCAAGTACTACAGGAACTTGAGGTTGTAAATTTAAGGAGGAGCAAAGAACAGGAGCTTGCACTAAACGTTAAGAGAGAAGCAGCTTCACTCTCTCGTAAGGCAAAAATGGATAGTGAGGATAAATCTGATAATGTGGATGACTTGGGTTTAGATGCTGGACATACAGATTTTAATACTGATACTGACGTACATATGGATAACACCGGTAACTTGGGCCCTAAAATTGTGGATTTAGAGTCAATGGCATTTAAAGATGGTTCACATCATATGTCAAATGTTAAAGTCGTCTTACCTGAAGGTTCTGAGAGAATTGAGCATAAGTCTTACGATGAAGTAGTAATTTATCCGCTAGAACGTCCAAAAGGTCTTAACAGGAAACCTATACAAAGCTTACCTGAATGGGCCCAAAAGGCATTTCCAAATATTGAGTCCCTCAATCCAGTACAATCCGCCGTCTGGGATATAGCATTTAATcattttgatgaaaacaTGTTGATTTGCGCTCCAACCGGCTCGGGTAAAACCAACATTGCTGTTCTGTGTATCttaaatatattctctagATacattgatgaaaatggaagTTTGGATTCTTctggatttaaaattgtctACGTTTCACCTATGAAATCTCTGGTTATGGAACAGACACAAGCATTTACCAAGAGATTTACTCCATTTGGAATCAATGTTAGTGAACTTACAGGTGATATCAGCATGACCAGACGTGAAATTGAGAATACACAATTGATTGTCACTACCCCTGAAAAGTGGGACGTTGTTACTAGAAGGTCAGGTTTTGAATCATCTGTTGAACTTAtgatttttgatgaaatcCACTTATTGCACGATAAGAGAGGTCCTGTTTTGGAAGCATTGGTATCAAGAGTGGTAAATAACGACAGAAGATCAGGAATAAGAACTAGATTAGTTGGTCTAAGCGCTACATTACCAAATTTCAGAGATATTTCAGACTTCCTTTGCGTTAATCCTGACAGGGGTTTGTTCTATTTTGGAAATCACTATAGACCTGTGGGACTGGAGCAGAGATACATTGGTATTAAAGAGAAAAAGGCTATCAAGAAATTTAATACTGTAAATGAAATTTTATTTGAAAGAGTAATTGAAGATATCAGGGATAATAAGAATCAGATCCTCATATTTGTACATAGCAGAAGGGAAACTGTTAGAACTGCCAAATTTATAAGGGATACAGCACTATTAAAGGATACATTATCCACCATACTTACCACGGATAGCGCATCCAGAgaaattttatcatctgaGGCAGAGGCTATTAAAAACGCAGAACTGAAGGAGTTACTTCCCTATGGATTTGGAATACATCACGCAGGGCTACCTAGATCTGACAGGAAACTGGTGGAAGATCTTTTTGCAGATGGACATATACAAATTTTAGTCAGTACAGCAACTCTATCTTGGGGTGTAAATTTGCCTGCACAGACGGTTATCATTAAAGGAACACAAATTTATTCACCAGAAGAAGGATGTTGGACGGAATTGTGTCCTCTTTCAGTGCAGCAAATGATGGGAAGAGCAGGTAGACCTCAATATGATAAGGAAGGCAAAGGCATTATTATTACTTCCCATGAAAAACTTCAGTTTTATCTATCCTTGAATAATCAACAGCTTCCTATAGAATCGCAAATTATTTCTAAATTACCAGAACTCCTTAATGCTGAAATTGTCTTATCAAATATCTCATCACTGGAGGATTGTGTATCTTGGTTAAAAGATACATATTTGTACGTaagaatgagaatgagCCCGGAATTATATGGAATTGAACTTCATGTAGATGGTGATTCCGGTACAGAGCCTCTGGATCATGAACTTATAGACAACCTAGTACTTGAAAGGCTCCGTGATATAGCACATACTGCCCTATCGACCCTTGATAAACATGGAATTGTAAGGTATGAACGAAAATCTGGTACTTTACTATCAACAGGAATGGGAAGAATCGCGAGTTTATATTACTTGAAACCCGAGTCCATACGCATCTACGCTGATAACTTGAAACCTAATTTATCTGATTCTGACATACTGAAAGTATTTGCATCTAGCCTTGAGTTTCGCTATATTCCGGTTAGAGAAGAAGAGAAGATTGAACTATTGTCTCTGATGGAAAAGGTTCCCATTCCAATAAGGGGCAGTACTACTGATCCTAATACACATTCTAAGATATCAATACTCCTTCAAGCATATATTAGTGGTTTGGAGTTGGAAGGATATGCTTTAATATCTGAAATGGGTTTTATTACTCAAAATGCTGGTCGTATTATTCAGGCTCTTTACACAATTTGCCTCAAAAGATGTTGGTCACGTCTCAGTCAGAAATTGTTTGATCTGGGTAAAATGGTAGAAAAAAGAATGTGGAACGTAATGTTGCCTCTCAGACAATTCAAGAGTCTTCCAGAAGAGTTGGTAATTAAACTCGAGAGAAAGGACTTTTCTTGGGATCGTTATTACGACTTAAGTAGCGTAGAGTTGGGTGAATTATGTCGGCAGCCAAAACTTGGGAAATCATTGCATAAACTTGTGCATTTGATACCTAAATTGAACATTCAAGTATTCATACAACCATTGACACGTTCAAGGCTCTCATTAGAAGTGACAATTTCTCCAGAGTTCCAGTGGGACACAAAATATCATGGTTATCAGGAGAGATTTTGGTTGTTTGTTGAAGATGGAAACggtgaaaatattttgtattcTACAACGTATATTCTTCCTGCATTTTCAGCTAATGATGTAGAAAGTTTAGAGAAttcaatatttttcacTGTACCTATAGCAGAACCGTTGCACTATAACTATTTCCTTAGAATTGTTTCAGAGAAGTGGATTGGAAGTTCAAcatcattttcaatattaTTCAATAAGCTCATTCTGCCTGAAAGGGATAATCCTCATACGGAGCTTTTAGACCTACAGCCAGTCCCAAAGGTATCCCTCTACAACCGAATAGCCACAGAAAACTCTGGGATCTCTGATGATGCCAAGAAGATTTTTACTAGGGAATTTTTCAGCAAAAAATTTGGAACAGGCTCTTTTAATCCTATTCAAACGCAGGTCTTTTCGGCAATatattctggaaatgattCAGTTCTTCTTTGTGCTCCCTATAAAACCGGGAAGTTTACATGTGCTGAAATTGCCATATGTAGATCCTTGTCTCACAACCTAGATTCTACTATCATTGTAATTTCAGCCTTTGAGTCCACTGCGTGTGCTAGATATGAGAGGTTGATGGTTAAGTTTGGAGATATTTGTAAGGTTGGTCTATTGACCGGAGATTTTAGAACAGACTTGAGAATTATAGCTGAATCATCAATAGTAATTTCAATTCCAAAACACTGGGATTATGTCTCcagaagatggaaaagtaAGAAATGTTTACAGAGTATTGACCTTTTCATTGTTGAGAATTTGGAACTTATAAATGATTATACTGTTGGACCTGAAATTGAAATTTGTGTCAGCAGAATGAGATTTATTTCAGCACAGTTAGGTAACTTTACCAGGATTATTGGCCTGTCTATATCAATATCAAATGCCCACGACGTAGCAGGTTGGATTGGAGCCCCTAGCACTTTGGCTTTTAGCTTTGACCCATCCAAAAATAATATTATATCACCGGTGATAATTCAACCATTCGATCAAAGTGACCCAGAAAGTAGAAAATTTGCAATGTTCACTAGCATAtgtaaaaatgtgtttaaCAATTTCCCACGATCTTCCATAGTGTTCACTACTGGTAGGAAATTTTGTAGACTAATAGCAATGGAGCTGTATATGCACATTTCAAATTTAGAACAACTACATATGGATTCAGACACACATACTTCTCTAATATCCtcttggaatatttataaagatgaggaaCTTGATACAATTCAAACATTGATAGATAGAGAAAGAGCACTAAGTAGGCTCCTAATGTTAGGTGTTTGTTACTGCCATGAAGGGTTTTCGCCGAGTGAAGTTAGGGTAATCGAAAAGGCTTTCAAAACAGAAAACATAAAGGTTTTGATCTTGACTTCAAGTCTTGCGTGGAACACTTCGGTTTTTGCTCCGTTAGTCATAGTTGCAGATACAGCTACTTCATCATTGAATAGGCCTATTAATCACGGATTTTATCCTCAGGCTGATATTCTCCGCATTATAAGTCATACTAGAACATATGGCAATGATAAAAGCGATTCTTTgtcttccattatcatgCTTGAAAGTTCACAAAGAGATCATTACAAGAAACTCATACATGAAGCATATCCCGTTGAAAGCGCTCTAGAAAATCGCTTGGAGGAATTAGTGAATGCAGAAATAGTTCAGGGTGCCATAGAAAACCCACAGGATGCAATTGATTGGCTAACATGGACATTGTATTATAGGAGGCTTCTCAAGAACCCGAATTATTATTCACTGCAGGGTGTATCTGGTTCTCACTTGAGTGAACACTTGAGTGAACTTGTAGAAAATGTGTTTAGCACTCTTGAAAAGTCGCAATGTGCTActgtggaagaagaatctatATCTCCTCTGAATCTTGGTTTTATATCTGCGTTCTACTATTTGAAATGTGCTACTATAGAACTCTACGCAAAGAATGTGTCTTCTAATTCTGGAAGGGACAGCTTACTTGAAATATTATCATAttctgaagaattttcTGACATTCCATTGAGAGCGGGAGAAAGGATACATAACTTATCGCTGGATGGCGTTTCAGTCAGTACCAAGGTTAAACTTCTCCTTCAGTGCCATCTTGACAGGAGCTTATTATCAAACGACTTGACTAGCGACCAACGTCTGATTTTAACAAGAATATCCCCATTAATTTATGCACTAGTGGATGTAATATGTAGTAATGGTTGGCTCTCTCCTGCTCTTATTGCTATGGATTTATGTCAAAGAACCATTCAGGCTATGGGCGTCTCCGATTCACCTTTGAAGCAACTACCAAATGTTTCAACCGACTTTATAGACAGATCCAAAGAATTTGGTGTAAACGATTTGTTCGATTTGATTGGTATGGAGGACGAAGACAGaaacaaacttttggaaGGGTTTTCCAAACGTCATACATTTGAAATAGCTGCTGTTTGCAATGCAGTTCAGGTTCTTGATGTACGATATTCACTCAATGTAGACAAAGTCGGCGCTGGAGAGCTTCTAAGTCTGCATGTTGATATAGATCGGGAAGGAGAGGATGTTCCGGTTCATGCCCCTTACTTCCCATTGGATCGTCAGGAACAGTGGTGGGTTCTGATTGGAGAAAGTGAGACAAACAAACTCTACGGTATAAAGAGGGTATCACTTTCACAACAAGGTAATAAAGTTAAGCTTGATTTCGAGGCTCCATCGCAACCAGGAAAACATACAttaattttgtatattgtAAGCGATTCTTACGTCGCTACGGATCATCAATATCCCGTAGAGATCGAGGTACACTGA